A region of the Pseudoprevotella muciniphila genome:
ACGGCTGGCCTGCACTTCACCGACCGCGTACTCCAGGCGCTCGACGAGAAAGGCATCGACCGTGAAGAAATCACGCTCCACGTAGGAGCCGGAACATTCAAGCCTGTCAAGACGGAAGAAGTGGAACAGCACGAGATGCACGCTGAATGGATTGCCGTGAACTGCGAAACCATCAATAAACTTCTAAAACACAACTGCCAATGTATAGCAGTTGGCACAACAAGCGTACGCACGCTCGAATCGCTTTACTACCTCGGCAGAAAAGTTTCTCAAAATCCTGAACTCCAACCGGACGAACTGCACGTCAATCAATGGGAGCCATACGAACAGGAAAATGAGATGACCACACATGACAGCCTCAACGCGCTGATTACGTATATGGACAAGCACCAACTTAATGTGCTGCACGCCACAACGCAAATCATGATAAAGCCGGGCTTTACCTACCGCATCGTCAACCGCATGGTAACGAATTTCCACCAACCGCAATCCACCCTCCTGCTCCTCGTCTCAGCATTCGTCGGTGGAAACTGGCGAACCATCTACGACTACGCCCTCGCCCACGACTTCCGTTTCCTGAGTTACGGCGACAGTTGTCTCCTCATCAGAGAATAAACACAAAACAACGGAAACACTTCCGCTCGTAACAACGAATAACGGGCTGGCGATCGATTTCGCCAGCCCGTTTCTTTTGTCTCAAGGTTTATCAAGCCTTTGGTTGCCCGAAACACCTTGTTACCAAATCACTTTCTTGCCGTTGCGGATGTAAACTCCGCCTTTTTGCGGATGGATAACGCGGCGTCCTTGTAGGTCATAGAAAGCATTCTTCGTGCTGCCGGAAGTTTCTATGCCGTTCAGACCTGTTATGGACAAGTCGTCAAAGGCAAGCCCTGCCGATGCTGAAGCGGGAAGCGAGGTAGCCGGTATGTGCGCCCTGTTAGCCCTTATGCTCGTTACTGCGGACGATGGTTTATAGAAACCAGGCTTGCCGTCGGTCGTTGACCTGCCGAAAATGAGATAATTGGCGCGATTGGCATCTGTCAGTGCAATGGCTTCGCAAGAGCCTTGCAAAACATTTGCAGGAAGTGCAGCAAGTGTTTCATCGGAGAGTGTCAGTGTGAGTGTAGAGGCACTTGCCGACTTGAGAATAACTCCGCTGTTTGCCGGTATGGCTGTCAACGGATCAGACAAATCTACTCCTGTTCCTCTGCTATTAAGTGCGGCTGCATAAACGCCTACCTCACTGTTTGCAGGCACTTCGGTGTCAAATGGCAAGTAGGTCGTAGCATAGTAATAGCCATCGCCGCCATCGTTCAGCGAAATGACTGGCACGTCCTTAATTACACGCAACACCGAACCTCCTGCATTCGTAGCACCGCTATTGTTCCAAAAGGCGAGATTGCCGTCGCGGTAATTGATGTATTCGTTCGTACCCCCGTATATTTTAAGGTTAAATCCGCCCGAAACACCGGAAACGGCAGTTGGCGAGATGTTCCAAAGATTTGTATAGCCGCTTCCAAGCGCAGCATTGGCATCTGCAAGGTGTGGATAGGTGCCACCACCATTAGAGCCGCTCATCGTGGTAGAAGTGATGAGAATTTTGTCTTCCTGTGCATTGTAGATGCTGATACCACTGAAAGGATCGCCCTTGAAATACCACACACAGCCTTTATCTACTTCTGTAATGTTTGTTTGAAGAACTGTTTTCGAAGCATCACCATCGTCCACATACCTTATAGGGTCGTATGTTCCACCCGTACCTAATTTAAGGAAATAATAGTGCTTTTGCAAGTCGTTGCTGATTTCAAAAGGCAGGCTCAGGGTGCACGGAATGTTCACCGTTGTATCATTATTGACAATGCCTTCAGGAGTAGTGGCCACCACGTAGTCCGGCACGTTTATGGCCGGAAGCAACCTGCCTTTGCGCACATCTTCCTGTGTAGTCAGTTTCACCTGTCCGTCAAGCATATAGTTGTAAGTAACGGTATATGTGGGACTAACTTCAGAGGGCTGCACATAGGTAACGCGGTAGAAATCGAACACGACGCACGTGCCTGCCGTACCGATAGCACCATTGTTGTCCCAATAACTGAGGTTGGGCAGGGTGTTGGCGGCTTGATTCGCATGAATGTACAAGATATTTGAGCCATTAGTATAGTTCGTTTGGTGCATCGTTTTATCCGAATTCCAAACGAGGTTAGCCGTTTCTGTGCCTGAGAAGTTTGTATTTCTGGATGCGTCAGCCACGAAATAAACCGACGGGTTAGCCAAATTCTGCAATGTGAATGTCGTGCCGTCGTTACTCTTCTTAAGTCGCCATACGTAATTGAGGTCCGTTACTTTATCAGAGAAGTCGATGCCCGATGTGTTTGCGCGGTATTTCCTGTTGCTTGCAGAAGAATCGTAGTAGATATACCCTTCGCCCTTATTCGATATGGCATTGAGCACGTAGAGCGTATCTTCAAGAGCCGTAGCGGCTGTCTGCTCCATCTCGTAATAAGGCGTAACCACACTGGTTGCTGAAGGTACACCATCATACGCAACCACCATGAACGGGGGCAGCGTGATGTTAATGGTTTTGTCAATATCCAACACCGCGTTGCTGAGCACCGTGGGTGTTTGGTTAGCATAGACATCTGTCAGCGCGATGTAGCGGTCAGTAATATATGAAGGGATTTCAAAAATCTTGCGGAGCGTTGTGGTCAGCGTCTGTTCCGTACCGCACGGGTTGCGGAGCGTAACCGTGTTCTTACGCTCATTCCATGCCGCCCATCCGTACATGTGTGAAGTGCTACCATCCCATGGTGCACCACCCACCCAGTGGGTGTCGCCCAACACATCCGCATTCCTCTTGTGCCATTCGATACTCTCTGATAAATCGTCCCAAAGTTTTCCGTTGTTGATATTATCGAGCTGCAACGTATCCATATAGAGTTCTACCATGGCTGAACCTGAACCGTAAGCACAACGGATTTCGCGCACTATACCGTCATAATTGAGCGGCATACTCGCTGCGCCTGAACTTGAGTTCAGATTTCCAAACTTCGAAACGATAACGCCGTGTGTCATCAGGTTATTGATGGGTGTGAGTGGCGAGTTGGTCACGAAGATGTCATGCACCATGGAGTCGCGATAGGTAATCCATTTTTCGCGTAAGTCGCCTGCAGCACCTGAAACGGTTTCCCAGTCGTTACCTTGCTTCCAGATAGCGTCAGTATATTTGAACCAGAATGGTGATGCCCATGTCCCTACTGTGGTATAGATGAATACATCAGGGTTCACTTTGCGCAATTTGGCTTCTATACCTATGATACCCTCACAATCTTCAAGGCCGGCTTCCGTTGTGGCAGGTCCTTCGCGGTTTACTCCAATTTCTCTGATGCCGTCGAACTTGAAACAGTTGAAATTGTAATTCTGCAAGAAGTGAGAGCATGTATCAAGGAACAGGCTGTAATACTCGGGCTCGGCAAGTCCCATAGTTTTGCCCTTGTCAGTCCAATACTTCTTTCTTTGCGCTCCAGCCGTATCGTATCCACCTTTCGGACCGAGCCATGCACCGATGTTCGTGTTAAAACTGCCTGCAAGGTTGCTGAGATTGGTAAAGCCGTTAGGGAAGCCGGGGTTGAATCCCCAATTACCGTATGTATCCCATCCGTCATCCCAAACAAACGACTGAATGCTCTGCCCACGTTTAGTGTAAAGACTATCCTTCCAATGCTGAAGTATTTTCATACATTGAGCCTCGGTCATACAATGTGAATAGTCGCTGTATTTGTTGGTACGATTGATATTGACTTCGTACCATGAGTTATAAAGTGAGAAACTGCGCCAAGGCACAGCACGTTCGCGCTCCACGTATGCAAGAACGGAACGACGGGCCTGGTCTTGGTTGTCGTCTTGAGCAATCAGACCGACAACAGCGCCAACGTGCCAATCATCGTTGGGCTTAAGCCATTGCGGACGACGCCACACACCTTGTATAGTGGAAGTTGGAGTAGCGACTGCATCATCACGCTTAGTTATGGTTGCTCCACTGACAGTAATAGTACCTGCGTCGCAAATGCTCGATTGCGACTCGTGGTCAATAATATATCTAAGCGTATAATTACCGGCTTCAACACCCGTCAGTGTATAAACATGGTTTACTTTCCTACCACCAGAGAAACCGGTGTGATAGTCGTGAGCCACTACAGAACCGTTTGCATTCAAAAGTTGTACACCAACGGTTGCAAGACCGCAACTTCCGCTGCCGTAAAGGAACGTAAAGGAGACCGTACCATTGTTCGTCAGGTTAGAAACCGTTACAGGTCCTTCTGCCGCAGAGAATGATGTTGAAGAAAAGGACGTAATATTCTCGTATGGAGTCAAAGACAACAGTTCGGAAGGCACCTCACTGGAAGCGAGGTTGCTGAAATAGGAGTTTTTCCAGGAATCCACCTCAAAACTGTTTGTACCTTTCTTTATGGTTGCTCCACTGACAGTGATGGTACCTGCATCGCAAATGCTTGATTGCGATTCGTGGTCAATAATATATCGGAGCGTATAATTGCCTTCTGTAACGCCTGTCAGTGTATAGACATGGTTCACCTTCCTACTACCCGAGAAACCCGTGTGATAGTCGTGAGCCACTACAGAACCATTTGCATCCAACAGCTGTACGCCAACGGTTGCAAGACCGCAACTTCCGCTGCCGTAAAGGAACGTAAAGGAGACCGTACCATTGTTCGTCAGGTTAGAAACCATTACGGGACCTTCCACTGCAGAGAAAGATGTTGAAGAAAAAGATGAGAGGTTCTCATAAGGAGTCAAAGACAACAGTTCGGCAGGCACCTCGTCTGAATCGAGATCGTTGAAATAGGTATTCTTCCAGGAACCCACTTCAAAATCTGCCGCACCTACCACCGTGTTGAGTGCAGTAGGTGTTTCAAGTCCTGCAAAGATATGGCTTGTTACGAGGGGACTTCCTGCCACGGGTTGGCCATTTCTGGTCGGCACACCGTGCCGATTGTTCACATAGAACTGCATCGGCGTGATGGTCTTCATTTTGACGTCGTGCGTCGTAGAGAAATCAACGGTGGTCCTCAAGTAATGCGAACCGTCGCGCAATACTGCACGCCATGTGGCGGTCAGTGTTTTCCCCGTTTCGAAGTTATACGTATATACTGCCTTAAGGGCATATCCATTCGCACGGCTCTCACTTGCTGTACGCACAGCATTATTCGGTGTGAGCGTCTCCATCGTCACACTTTGAAGCGTCATGGCAGAAGCCTTGACTTTTGTACCGTTGTAGAGTTGGAACTCGAAGAGTTCTTTTGCGCCTTGAATGTCGAGTGCTTCAGCACCAACGAAAGAAAGCACACCATTTCTTTTTGCAAACGTGGCAGAAAATAGGTTGTTCCCTAATGTCCACTGGTCTGTACCGGAAACTGTCAGCGAAGCCGTTCCGGGTTTTGTGGCAGCAGGATACTCTGGTGTTACCCCTATCGTATTGTTATTGTCATCCCCGCCGATGGAAGGATCAGATGGTTCGCCCACCATTCTTACGGTTATTCTCAGGTCTCCATCCACGATTTCAGCAGGCAAAGTCAGTTCGCCGTCTGTAAGATCTGCACCTGTATAAGTTGTTGTGAGCACTTGAGGCACACTGTGTATAATGGCCGGATTAGCATCAAGAACACCATGGGTAACCAGGATTTCCTCCACCTCGTACCCTGCATTGGGTACCACTTTCAATGTAAGTGCCTCATTGTAGGGAACAGTGGTGCCACCAAGAGTTTGATTGGAAACATTGAGCACTTCTCCGTATCCACTGACCACGCTGACATTTACTTCAGAACCGCTGAAAACACGCAGACGATAGTCGGCTATGCCACCGCCATTGGAAATGATGTGGTTATTAGAGGTTACGTTTCCGCCGGCATCGATTTCATTCCAGTCCACCTTGAAGCGGATGCGGTAGAAACCATCGGCAAGGTTGGGAATGGTGAATGATGGCGGGTTGAGCACGTTGCGTGCAGAACCTGTAAGGTTAACGCCGTTGCTGTTGTAGCCGGATTGTCCGTTAGTGTTATTACCACTCCAGAATGAGAAAGTCATAGCATCGCTGTTCTCGCCGATAACACCGTTGGTAATGTTGCCTGTATCAAAAATACCATTTTGGTTCTTGTCGATATATACATAGCCATGCATCGGACCGCCTGCGTATCCAAATGTCGGAGTCATAGCATCGCCTGGCGCAACGAAGAAGGTCTGCGACATGTCTTCGTGATACACCTTTTTGTCGTTGGCGATATCAACTCTTTTGCCAGCCATAGTAACGGCATTGAGGTAGCGATCGGTGCGGCTTATGGTTGTGTCCTTATTTAAATTAAGGAGATAGTCGTACGAGATTTCCGTACCTTTTTCCACGAAAAGACCTTCGATAACGATGTCGCCGTCCACCCATTCTGCAGGAATGGTGTAGCAGTCATTCTCGTCGAAAGCATTGCTATATACAATGTCATCCACATACTGAAGTGTGCCGCGTATGAGTTTGTCACCGTCGAGGTTGTAGCCGTGGCGTACACGCATGCCGTTGTAGGCAAATCCGTTCTCAGGATTGAGCTTCACGGTGAATGCCTGTCCGAACGGTGTGGTTGTCATGAGCGCGCTGCCGTCTCCGGAGAGCACCTCACCATTGCGGTTGTCTTCCGTAACGGTAACGTTGTCTTCGTGTACATTGAGGCGTACGTCCACTATACCACCACCATTAGACACGATGGTCGGTGCACCGCCCGGGTCAATGTCGTTCCAGTCGTCCTTGAAGCGCATGCGGTAGAATCCCTTTGGTGTACCGGCGGGGATAGTGAATGACGGCATGGCAAGTGTATTGTTGGAACTATTCGTTACACCTCGACTGTTCTTGCCGTTGTAGTTGGAGAAGGTCTTGATGTCGCTGCCTTCTGCAGGTGTTCCGTTTGCATTAAGACCGTAGGAGAATTTTCCGTCCTGTCCGTAGTCAATGTAGAGGTAACTGTTCATCCAGTTGCCTTCGATGGTCATGGATGCCGTAACTTCCTGACCTGCCTTGACGGGGAAGGTGTTCTCCATCATGTCGCGATAAACGGGATCGCCGCTTGACGGGTCGGACGATACGTTCACAGTCTTACCTGCCAATGAAACTGTTTTAATACCTCGGTCATTGCGAGTGGATTTGGTGCTTTTCTTGTCAAAGTTGGTGGGATAGTCGTCATACTGTAAAAGCGGAGCAGGACTTGTGTTCACCACAATCTGATCGATGTATGCCACGAAATCCTGATTGCGGTCATGCGGAGATTCGCATTCGGGCACAACGACGAGGCTGTAGATGTCCACACCCGATACACCCTTGATGGCGAATACTGCGTCTGTCCATTTGTTGGGTGTTATCGTAGTGGTGGAGATTTCCCAGAACTGCTCTGTTTCAGGACTTTGTCCTGCCCAATCCTGTTCGCGGTGCTTACCGAGGCCCATGAGCATCACACGTCCTTCTATGGGACGGTTGATGAGTACGTGTACATACTGCGGGGTTGGTGAGAGCGAAAAGGGGGTCTTCAGGTCGATGCGTGCACCGAACTGGTTTGAGCCGAAACGTGAGCGCTGTACACCGAGTATCTTTGCCGTGCTGTTTGGTGCTTCGCCGAGAAAATCATCTACTTGGTTGAGGTGGTTGTCAATGACGGCAACATTACCTTGCAGCGTTCCTTTGCGGAAGGGTGAGTTTTCCCAGGAGTCGTACACGCTGACGGACTTGTAGTCGTCGGTGTCGAATGTTACGCTTGCTGTCTGTGCTGCGGCAGCCATAGGCAGTGCCAATGCTGCGATGAGGGTATATTTCTTGAGTTTCATGACTTTGTTCATTTTTTAAGGTTAATATACCGATACCGTATGCAGCAGCGGACATGCGCGGCTGTCAGTGATCTTGATACGTATTCCCTTTACATTGAAACCATTATCGTAACTGTTCGATGTGCTGCCATTGAGAGGGATAATTCTCTTATAACCGATGGTCGTGGTCTGTATGTTCGACGCACGCTGTGTCCATGTGGTGCCGTCGGCTGTGGTTTCTATGGTGAAACCTTTCACGCGCTGTCCCTTGCGGATGTACTCCTGAAGGGTTACGTAGTGCACGTTCTGCGGCTGATTCCAAGTAAGGGTAATGGTAGCCGCCTTCTGGCCGTCGTTGGTTGCCCAATAGGTGTTCTTGTCGCCGTCTATAAGGTTGCTTGCAGCGTAGTTGCCACCTGAACGTGTAACGTTTGCAGTAACGGTGGCTGTCTTAGCGAGGTCGGTGCCGAAGCGCGTTCTGAGTTTTTCGCCCAAATCGCAGAGTTGCACGGAGTCGGCATCAGTGAGACGTCCGGACATGTCGGGTGGGAAGTTGAGGATGAGTGTGGCGTTCCGTCCCACGGTCTTGAGATACATGTCGAAGAGCGTCTCGGAGTTCTTGGTGGTTTCGCCATCATGCCAGAACCAACCGCCGCTTGTGGCTTTGGCATCGCTTTCGCTGGGCTTCCACTGCCATGCGGTCTCGCTTCCGCTAAGTCCGGAGCCCATGGACCACGTGGTTTCGTTGGTGTAGCCTGATTCCGTACCGCACCAGCGTGCTTCTCCGCCCACGCCCCAAAGGATGATGTCCGGGCAAACTTTGTGTACAGAGTCGCGCAAGTTGGGGATGTCGTAATAGTAGCTTTCGTCGATGGAACGGTTCTCATACGCACCTCCATAATAACCGGAACCTCCGTTGGCGCCGTCGAACCACATTTCAAACTGGTCGGTGCCGTACTGTGAGAGTTCGAAACACTGCTTGAGGAACACCTTTGTTACGTATTCATCAGTGCCGTAGTAGGCACTGTTCCTGTCCCACGGCGATATGTAGAAGCCATACTTCATATCCAGTTTCTTTGCTGCCCTTACGAAAGCCTCAGGAATGTTGGTTTGCTTGGCGTAGGCATTGGATGAGTTCTGACAGTGGTGGTCCGTCGTCTCTGTTGGCCACAAGCAGAAACCGTCATGGTGCTTCACTACTGCGATACCGCCTTTCATCTCTGCTTTCTTGCAGAGGCGGAGCCACTGTTCCGGATCGGGCAACCTTGTGGGCGCGAAACGGTTGACATTCTCGTCACCATTGCCCCATTCCAGACCGGTGTAGGTGTTCATTCCATAATGGAAGAAGGCATAGAATTCAGTCTCCTGCCATTTCATCTGGCGTTCCGAAGGCACGGGGAATACTTCCGCCGGCTCATTGTTCGGATTGCTCGGCGCTTCGTCTATCATCTCCAACTGACCGAACAGGGCAGACGGTCGAACGAATAGTCCAAACACGAGGATAAGAGTAATTCTTTTCATGTTTTTTTCGGATTAATGTCTCTTCAGATTGTTTTATAACCTTAATAAAAAAATATGGGGCAAATTTAATAATTTATTTTCATTCCATGAATAGTTCTTGCAATTAATCTTTCACCATTGTGCAAAAGGTTGGGCAAAAACTTACAATGGGTTTGAAAAATCATCAACTACTTCCGCCTGCTGGCAAAATACTGATAGTCGCGCCAGACTTGGGTGAGGTATTGCCCGGTATAAATGTTGCTGCTGGGCGGCGGACCGCAGATGGGCACTACCTTTTGCGCCAGGCTGTTGATTTGCTGGTTTGTCGATTGACTGTAAGAAGTCAGCACGGTGTGGATAATCTCTGCCTGACCCTCTGTAAGGTTCTGCGCAAGCGGATAAACGGGCACATAGCCGACCTGCACCGTATAGAAGTCGTTCAGTCGCACCATGCGGTTTGCCGAACGTTCCGTGCGAATCACCATCGTGCCGCTCGCCATGTCGCCCAGCCGCTGAGAACGGTCGGAAAAGACGAAGAGGCAGAGCGTAACGGGCGGCAACAGGAGGTAGTCCACCGGTTGAAGTGCCCAGCGCAGGAAAAAGTCGCCCACACTCGGTGCCTCGCCTTCCACGCGCACCACTTTCAACTTCAGTGCCATCTTGCCGAACGTCTGACCATGAAAAAGCACCTCCGTGATAAAAGGATACATCATGATGGCTATCACAATTACAAAGACTGCAAATTCACCAAAGGCTTCAACTAACGGTATCATATAAGCAGCTGACAACCAGATGATAGCAAACATCACCAGCAGGTCAATCAAGCCCGACATCAGGCGTAGCATGAAAACCGCCTGACGGGTTTCCACGCGAACATTCTGACTGGTAATGATGTAATTGTTCATTGCAAAAGCGGCTGTCACAACTGATTTTCCTGCTACATTTGCTGTTGCGGCAAATTGTCAGTCATTTTTCTGAAAGTTTACTCTGCAAATTTATCAAAAATGTTTATATTTGCCACTAATTGAGCCTAAAAGTTCAGAAAATTAAGGGAAGCATTCTGCCTATACGATGTTAGAATCTACGTTCATACAGAGAAATCGCGAGAAGTGGTCGCAGTTTGAGCATGTCTGCTATGCCACGGACCATTATCCGCCCTCACAACTTGCCGACGTTTACGACGAGTTGATGGCAGACCTTGCCTTTGCGCAGACCCACTATCCCGACTCGAAGGTTACGACCTACCTGAACGACATGACACTCAAGATCCACCTCGCCGTGTACAAGAAGGGAAATACGAGCATGAAGCAATCGTTCGTCAGGCTGGTCAGGGAGAGCATCCCCATGGCGCTCTACACACATCGCCGCATGCTCCTCTATGCCCTAGTCCTCTTCGCGTTCGGCACATTCGTCGGCGTGGTTTCACAACTGGGCGACCCCGACTTCAGCCGACTCATTCTCGGCGACGAATATGTGGATATGAGCCTGCAAAACATCAGCAAGGGCACGCCGACGGATGTGTACAGCAGCAGCAACGAAGCCACGATGATGGCACAAATACCCACCAACAACATCATGGTGTCGCTCCGGTGCTTCGTCATGGGCATACTGACGCTTTTCGGCACGGGTGTCATGGCGTTCTACAACAGTGTGATGCTCGGCTGTTTCTGCACTTTCTTCTACCAGCATGGCGTATTCTCCGAAGCCATGCAGGCGGTGTGGCTGCACGGCACGATAGAAATCAGTGCCATCATCGTCGCCATCGCAGCAGGTTTCGTGCTCGGTACGGGATGGATTTTCCCGGGCACCATGAGCCGCCGGCAAGCCTTCCGGAAGAATGCGAAGCAAGGGCTCTACATTTTCCTTGCCACTGTGCCGATGCTCCTCGTGGCAGGTTTCATCGAGTCGTTCCTCACGCGCCACGTCCCGGAGTGGCCCACAGGCCTCAATGTGGCTTTCATTATCCTCTCGCTCGTGCTGGTCGTACTCTACATCATAGTGTGGCCTGCAATGGTGGCTAAAGCAAGAAAACGCAACCATGAAGAAGATTGAACTCTACCGCATACGCACCTTCAGCGACATCTTCGAAGACAGCATACAGTGGCTGAAGGACAACCGGCGCGCCGTGCTGAGATACATAGTGCCGGTGGCAGGTGTGTGCGTCGTCATATTGTCTTCAGTCTTTCTTTGGGCTTACATCATGTCGGAAGAGTTTTACGAAATCGATTTTTGGGATAAAACATTATTCGCAACATTCACCATAATCTTCATTTCCCTTTGGTTGCTCCCTACCATGTTTTTCACGCTCTACGATCTCTACCGGCAACGGGAGAATGGGCTGAAAGACCTCTCTGTCAAGACGTTCAGAAAAGCATTGCCCGCCATGACAAGACGCATGCTGGCTATGCCTGTCGCTGCTATAGCAATCATCGCCTTTATCATTTTGCTCTTTGGCTTCGAAACCGTATTATCTTTCTTCATATTGCCCATAGGTATCATGGCAATGCCGCCGCTGTTTATCTATCCCGCCGTTGTGGCACTGAGCGGTAAAGAATCGGCAGGAAGCATAAAAGAAACATTTTCATTAGGCTACAGCGACTACGGCACTATATTCAAGGTCTCTGTCGCACTGCTTTTCTTCAGCATAGCCCTCTTCATCCTGAGTTTCACATCGCTGGGAATCATCGTGCTGATTGAGGATTATCTGCCGGACAGTCTCCTGCATGGTGTGGGAGAAGAGATATTTAAATATGCCATCTTTTTCATCACCTTCGCCCTCCTCACCGCTTCGGCATATTTCCTCGCCCTGCTGGCACTCGTGGTTGGCGCCCACACCTACGGATCCATCAAGGAGAGCGAGGAAGGCATAAGCATTGATGCTAAAATAGAAAACTTTGAAAACCTCTGATGACATGCCAGACAACGCACAACATACCATGCATATCGACACCGCCCTCATCAGAGAATGGCAACAGAGCGGCGACTACAACTACCTTGACGAGGTGGTGGAAGTGGATTCCGCCACAACGAATAGCACACAAGTCGTTACGAAGAAAGGCACACCTTCCACATCTTTCTCCATACCTCCGCTGGCAGTCTGGTGCTGCGTCGGTGTCCTCGTCCTCGTGATCTTGTTCTTTGCCGTCAGGAACGGATGGTTCATGGGATTTTCCAAAAAGAAAAGCAAGAAGAAGGAAGTAGAGAAGAAGAAAAAA
Encoded here:
- a CDS encoding S-adenosylmethionine:tRNA ribosyltransferase-isomerase, with the translated sequence MKISDFNYPLPDERIAKYPLAERDSSKLLIYKDGNVSEDVFRHLPDLLPAGELMIFNNTKVIQARLHFHKETGALIEVFCLEPHTPHDYQLSFAQTRRCSWTCLIGNAKKWKEGRLERIIRVGNRDITLTAERGGTSGTGFEVIFDWQDESITFAEVLDAIGELPIPPYLNRNTEESDLRTYQTVYSKIKGSVAAPTAGLHFTDRVLQALDEKGIDREEITLHVGAGTFKPVKTEEVEQHEMHAEWIAVNCETINKLLKHNCQCIAVGTTSVRTLESLYYLGRKVSQNPELQPDELHVNQWEPYEQENEMTTHDSLNALITYMDKHQLNVLHATTQIMIKPGFTYRIVNRMVTNFHQPQSTLLLLVSAFVGGNWRTIYDYALAHDFRFLSYGDSCLLIRE
- a CDS encoding GEVED domain-containing protein, with the protein product MKLKKYTLIAALALPMAAAAQTASVTFDTDDYKSVSVYDSWENSPFRKGTLQGNVAVIDNHLNQVDDFLGEAPNSTAKILGVQRSRFGSNQFGARIDLKTPFSLSPTPQYVHVLINRPIEGRVMLMGLGKHREQDWAGQSPETEQFWEISTTTITPNKWTDAVFAIKGVSGVDIYSLVVVPECESPHDRNQDFVAYIDQIVVNTSPAPLLQYDDYPTNFDKKSTKSTRNDRGIKTVSLAGKTVNVSSDPSSGDPVYRDMMENTFPVKAGQEVTASMTIEGNWMNSYLYIDYGQDGKFSYGLNANGTPAEGSDIKTFSNYNGKNSRGVTNSSNNTLAMPSFTIPAGTPKGFYRMRFKDDWNDIDPGGAPTIVSNGGGIVDVRLNVHEDNVTVTEDNRNGEVLSGDGSALMTTTPFGQAFTVKLNPENGFAYNGMRVRHGYNLDGDKLIRGTLQYVDDIVYSNAFDENDCYTIPAEWVDGDIVIEGLFVEKGTEISYDYLLNLNKDTTISRTDRYLNAVTMAGKRVDIANDKKVYHEDMSQTFFVAPGDAMTPTFGYAGGPMHGYVYIDKNQNGIFDTGNITNGVIGENSDAMTFSFWSGNNTNGQSGYNSNGVNLTGSARNVLNPPSFTIPNLADGFYRIRFKVDWNEIDAGGNVTSNNHIISNGGGIADYRLRVFSGSEVNVSVVSGYGEVLNVSNQTLGGTTVPYNEALTLKVVPNAGYEVEEILVTHGVLDANPAIIHSVPQVLTTTYTGADLTDGELTLPAEIVDGDLRITVRMVGEPSDPSIGGDDNNNTIGVTPEYPAATKPGTASLTVSGTDQWTLGNNLFSATFAKRNGVLSFVGAEALDIQGAKELFEFQLYNGTKVKASAMTLQSVTMETLTPNNAVRTASESRANGYALKAVYTYNFETGKTLTATWRAVLRDGSHYLRTTVDFSTTHDVKMKTITPMQFYVNNRHGVPTRNGQPVAGSPLVTSHIFAGLETPTALNTVVGAADFEVGSWKNTYFNDLDSDEVPAELLSLTPYENLSSFSSTSFSAVEGPVMVSNLTNNGTVSFTFLYGSGSCGLATVGVQLLDANGSVVAHDYHTGFSGSRKVNHVYTLTGVTEGNYTLRYIIDHESQSSICDAGTITVSGATIKKGTNSFEVDSWKNSYFSNLASSEVPSELLSLTPYENITSFSSTSFSAAEGPVTVSNLTNNGTVSFTFLYGSGSCGLATVGVQLLNANGSVVAHDYHTGFSGGRKVNHVYTLTGVEAGNYTLRYIIDHESQSSICDAGTITVSGATITKRDDAVATPTSTIQGVWRRPQWLKPNDDWHVGAVVGLIAQDDNQDQARRSVLAYVERERAVPWRSFSLYNSWYEVNINRTNKYSDYSHCMTEAQCMKILQHWKDSLYTKRGQSIQSFVWDDGWDTYGNWGFNPGFPNGFTNLSNLAGSFNTNIGAWLGPKGGYDTAGAQRKKYWTDKGKTMGLAEPEYYSLFLDTCSHFLQNYNFNCFKFDGIREIGVNREGPATTEAGLEDCEGIIGIEAKLRKVNPDVFIYTTVGTWASPFWFKYTDAIWKQGNDWETVSGAAGDLREKWITYRDSMVHDIFVTNSPLTPINNLMTHGVIVSKFGNLNSSSGAASMPLNYDGIVREIRCAYGSGSAMVELYMDTLQLDNINNGKLWDDLSESIEWHKRNADVLGDTHWVGGAPWDGSTSHMYGWAAWNERKNTVTLRNPCGTEQTLTTTLRKIFEIPSYITDRYIALTDVYANQTPTVLSNAVLDIDKTINITLPPFMVVAYDGVPSATSVVTPYYEMEQTAATALEDTLYVLNAISNKGEGYIYYDSSASNRKYRANTSGIDFSDKVTDLNYVWRLKKSNDGTTFTLQNLANPSVYFVADASRNTNFSGTETANLVWNSDKTMHQTNYTNGSNILYIHANQAANTLPNLSYWDNNGAIGTAGTCVVFDFYRVTYVQPSEVSPTYTVTYNYMLDGQVKLTTQEDVRKGRLLPAINVPDYVVATTPEGIVNNDTTVNIPCTLSLPFEISNDLQKHYYFLKLGTGGTYDPIRYVDDGDASKTVLQTNITEVDKGCVWYFKGDPFSGISIYNAQEDKILITSTTMSGSNGGGTYPHLADANAALGSGYTNLWNISPTAVSGVSGGFNLKIYGGTNEYINYRDGNLAFWNNSGATNAGGSVLRVIKDVPVISLNDGGDGYYYATTYLPFDTEVPANSEVGVYAAALNSRGTGVDLSDPLTAIPANSGVILKSASASTLTLTLSDETLAALPANVLQGSCEAIALTDANRANYLIFGRSTTDGKPGFYKPSSAVTSIRANRAHIPATSLPASASAGLAFDDLSITGLNGIETSGSTKNAFYDLQGRRVIHPQKGGVYIRNGKKVIW
- a CDS encoding alpha-L-fucosidase codes for the protein MKRITLILVFGLFVRPSALFGQLEMIDEAPSNPNNEPAEVFPVPSERQMKWQETEFYAFFHYGMNTYTGLEWGNGDENVNRFAPTRLPDPEQWLRLCKKAEMKGGIAVVKHHDGFCLWPTETTDHHCQNSSNAYAKQTNIPEAFVRAAKKLDMKYGFYISPWDRNSAYYGTDEYVTKVFLKQCFELSQYGTDQFEMWFDGANGGSGYYGGAYENRSIDESYYYDIPNLRDSVHKVCPDIILWGVGGEARWCGTESGYTNETTWSMGSGLSGSETAWQWKPSESDAKATSGGWFWHDGETTKNSETLFDMYLKTVGRNATLILNFPPDMSGRLTDADSVQLCDLGEKLRTRFGTDLAKTATVTANVTRSGGNYAASNLIDGDKNTYWATNDGQKAATITLTWNQPQNVHYVTLQEYIRKGQRVKGFTIETTADGTTWTQRASNIQTTTIGYKRIIPLNGSTSNSYDNGFNVKGIRIKITDSRACPLLHTVSVY